In Papio anubis isolate 15944 chromosome 20, Panubis1.0, whole genome shotgun sequence, a single window of DNA contains:
- the EML2 gene encoding echinoderm microtubule-associated protein-like 2 isoform X7, which produces MSSFGAGKTKEVIFSVEDGSVKMFLRGRPVPMLIPDELAPTYSLDTRSELPSCRLKLDWVYGYRGRDCRANLYLLPTGEIVYFVASVAVLYSVEEQRQRHYLGHNDDIKCLAIHPDMVTIATGQVAGTTKEGKPLPPHVRIWDSVSLSTLHVLGLGVFDRAVCCVGFSKSNGGNLLCAVDESNDHMLSVWDWAKETKVVDVKCSNEAVLVATFHPTDPTVLITCGKSHIYFWTLEGGSLSKRQGLFEKHEKPKYVLCVTFLEGGDVVTGDSGGNLYVWGKGGNRITQAVLGAHDGGVFGLCALRDGTLVSGGGRDRRVVLWGSDYSKLQEVEVPEDFGPVRTVAEGHRDTLYVGTTRNSILQGSVHTGFSLLVQGHVEELWGLATHPSQAQFVTCGQDKLVHLWSSESHQPLWSRIIEDPARSAGFHPSGSVLAVGTVTGRWLLLDTETHDLVAIHTDGNEQISVVKFSPDGAYLAVGSHDNLVYVYTVDQGGRKVSRLGKCSGHSSFITHLDWAQDSSCFVTNSGDYEILYWDPATCKQITSADAVRNMEWATATCVLGFGVFGIWSEGADGTDINAVARSHDGKLLASADDFGKVHLFSYPCCQPRALSHKYGGHSSHVTNVAFLWDDSMALTTGGKDTSVLQWRVV; this is translated from the exons ATGAGTAGCTTTGGAGCTGG CAAAACCAAAGAAGTTATCTTCAGTGTGG AGGATGGCTCCGTGAAAATGTTCCTGAGGGGCCGCCCTGTGCCCATGCTGATCCCAGATGAGCTGGCACCCACCTACAGCCTGGACACACGCTCGGAGCTGCCTTCTTGCCGGCTCAAGCTGGACTGGGT CTATGGCTACCGTGGCCGAGACTGCCGGGCCAATCTTTATTTGCTGCCCACCGGGGAGATAGTGTACTTTGTGGCCTCCGTGGCTGTGCTATACAGCGTGGAGGAGCAGAGGCAGCGACACTACCTGGGACACAACGATGACATCAAATG CTTGGCCATCCACCCGGATATGGTCACCATCGCCACGGGACAAGTGGCGGGCACCACTAAGGAAGGGAAG CCGCTGCCACCCCACGTGCGcatctgggactcagtttccctcTCCACCTTACACGTGCTGGGCTTGGGGGTGTTTGACAGAGCCGTGTGCTGTGTAGGCTTCTCCAAATCT AATGGGGGCAACCTGCTGTGCGCAGTGGACGAATCCAATGATCACATGCTCTCGGTGTGGGACTGGGCCAAGGAGACCAAGGTGGTGGATGTTAAG tgCTCCAACGAGGCTGTATTGGTGGCCACCTTCCACCCCACGGACCCCACTGTGCTTATCACCTGCGGGAAATCTCACATCTACTTCTGGACCTTGGAGGGGGGCAGCTTGAGCAAGCGGCAAGGCCTCTTTGAG AAACATGAGAAACCGAAGTATGTGCTGTGTGTGACCTTTTTGGAAGGTGGCGACGTGGTCACGGGGGACTCTGGGGGGAACCTCTATGTTTGGGGCAAAG GTGGGAACCGTATCACACAGGCGGTGCTGGGCGCCCATGACGGTGGCGTGTTTGGGCTCTGCGCCCTGCGGGACGGGACGCTGGTGTCCGGAGGGGGCCGTGATCGGCGGGTGGTCCTCTGGGGTTCTGACTACAGCAAGCTGCAGGAAGTGGAG GTCCCCGAGGACTTTGGCCCTGTACGCACTGTGGCAGAGGGCCACAGAGACACACTGTACGTGGGGACCACCCGCAATTCCATCCTGCAGGGCTCCGTGCACACGGGCTTCTCGCTGCTGGTCCAG GGCCATGTGGAAGAGCTGTGGGGCCTGGCCACACACCCCAGTCAGGCCCAGTTTGTGACCTGCGGGCAGGATAAGCTGGTGCATCTGTGGAGCTCAGAGTCCCACCAGCCCCTGTGGAGCAGGATCATCGAG gACCCTGCCCGCTCAGCCGGCTTCCACCCCAGTGGCTCTGTCCTGGCTGTGGGTACAGTGACTGGCAG ATGGCTGCTGCTGGACACGGAGACCCATGACCTGGTGGCTATCCACACAGACGGCAATGAACAGATCTCAGTAGTCAAATTCTCCCCAG acGGGGCGTACCTGGCCGTGGGCTCCCACGACAACTTGGTGTACGTGTACACGGTGGACCAGGGCGGCCGCAAGGTCAGCCGCCTGGGCAAGTGCTCG GGCCATTCCAGTTTTATCACCCACCTGGATTGGGCCCAGGACAGCAGCTGCTTTGTCACCAACTCCGGGGACTATGAGATTCTGTACT GGGACCCGGCTACCTGTAAGCAGATCACCAGTGCAGATGCTGTGAGGAACATGGAATGGGCCACAGCTACTTGTGTCCTGGGGTTTGGGGTGTTTG GGATCTGGTCCGAGGGGGCGGATGGCACTGATATCAATGCTGTGGCCCGCTCCCATGATGGGAAGTTGCTGGCTTCAGCTGATGACTTTGGCAAAGTTCACCTGTTTAGTTACCCGTGCTGTCAGCCTCGA GCCCTCAGCCACAAGTACGGTGGACACAGCAGCCACGTGACAAATGTGGCCTTCTTGTGGGATGACAGCATGGCCCTGACCACGGGGGGCAAGGACACCAGTGTGCTACAGTGGCGGGTGGTCTGA
- the EML2 gene encoding echinoderm microtubule-associated protein-like 2 isoform X6 produces the protein MSLDDNLSGTSGMEVDDRVSALEQRLQLQEDELAVLKAALADALRRLRACEEQGAALRARGTPKGRAPPRLGTTASVCQLLKGLPTRTPLNGSGPPRRVGGYATSPSSPKKEATSGRSVRRYLSPERLASVRREDPRSRTTSSSSNCSAKKEGKTKEVIFSVEDGSVKMFLRGRPVPMLIPDELAPTYSLDTRSELPSCRLKLDWVYGYRGRDCRANLYLLPTGEIVYFVASVAVLYSVEEQRQRHYLGHNDDIKCLAIHPDMVTIATGQVAGTTKEGKPLPPHVRIWDSVSLSTLHVLGLGVFDRAVCCVGFSKSNGGNLLCAVDESNDHMLSVWDWAKETKVVDVKCSNEAVLVATFHPTDPTVLITCGKSHIYFWTLEGGSLSKRQGLFEKHEKPKYVLCVTFLEGGDVVTGDSGGNLYVWGKGGNRITQAVLGAHDGGVFGLCALRDGTLVSGGGRDRRVVLWGSDYSKLQEVEVPEDFGPVRTVAEGHRDTLYVGTTRNSILQGSVHTGFSLLVQGHVEELWGLATHPSQAQFVTCGQDKLVHLWSSESHQPLWSRIIEDPARSAGFHPSGSVLAVGTVTGRWLLLDTETHDLVAIHTDGNEQISVVKFSPDGAYLAVGSHDNLVYVYTVDQGGRKVSRLGKCSGHSSFITHLDWAQDSSCFVTNSGDYEILYWDPATCKQITSADAVRNMEWATATCVLGFGVFGIWSEGADGTDINAVARSHDGKLLASADDFGKVHLFSYPCCQPRALSHKYGGHSSHVTNVAFLWDDSMALTTGGKDTSVLQWRVV, from the exons ATGAGTCTGG ATGACAATTTGTCGGGCACGAGCGGTATGGAAGTGGACGACCGCGTGTCGGCGCTGGAGCAGCGGCTGCAGTTACAGGAAGACGAGCTGGCGGTCCTAAAGGCGGCGCTGGCGGATGCTCTGCGTCGCCTGCGGGCGTGCGAAGAACAGGGAGCTGCGCTCCGCGCGCGGGGCACCCCCAAGGGCCGGGCGCCTCCGCGCTTAGGCACCACTGCCTCGG TGTGTCAGCTCTTGAAAGGCCTTCCCACCAGGACGCCCCTTAATGGCTCGGGACCCCCGCGGCGCGTGGGTGGCTATGCCACGTCCCCATCCTCTCCCAAGAAGGAGGCGACCTCCGGGCGCAG TGTCCGCCGCTACTTGTCACCAGAGCGCCTGGCCTCGGTGCGCCGCGAGGACCCCCGCAGCCGGACCACATCCTCCAGCAGCAACTGTAGCGCCAAAAAGGAAGG CAAAACCAAAGAAGTTATCTTCAGTGTGG AGGATGGCTCCGTGAAAATGTTCCTGAGGGGCCGCCCTGTGCCCATGCTGATCCCAGATGAGCTGGCACCCACCTACAGCCTGGACACACGCTCGGAGCTGCCTTCTTGCCGGCTCAAGCTGGACTGGGT CTATGGCTACCGTGGCCGAGACTGCCGGGCCAATCTTTATTTGCTGCCCACCGGGGAGATAGTGTACTTTGTGGCCTCCGTGGCTGTGCTATACAGCGTGGAGGAGCAGAGGCAGCGACACTACCTGGGACACAACGATGACATCAAATG CTTGGCCATCCACCCGGATATGGTCACCATCGCCACGGGACAAGTGGCGGGCACCACTAAGGAAGGGAAG CCGCTGCCACCCCACGTGCGcatctgggactcagtttccctcTCCACCTTACACGTGCTGGGCTTGGGGGTGTTTGACAGAGCCGTGTGCTGTGTAGGCTTCTCCAAATCT AATGGGGGCAACCTGCTGTGCGCAGTGGACGAATCCAATGATCACATGCTCTCGGTGTGGGACTGGGCCAAGGAGACCAAGGTGGTGGATGTTAAG tgCTCCAACGAGGCTGTATTGGTGGCCACCTTCCACCCCACGGACCCCACTGTGCTTATCACCTGCGGGAAATCTCACATCTACTTCTGGACCTTGGAGGGGGGCAGCTTGAGCAAGCGGCAAGGCCTCTTTGAG AAACATGAGAAACCGAAGTATGTGCTGTGTGTGACCTTTTTGGAAGGTGGCGACGTGGTCACGGGGGACTCTGGGGGGAACCTCTATGTTTGGGGCAAAG GTGGGAACCGTATCACACAGGCGGTGCTGGGCGCCCATGACGGTGGCGTGTTTGGGCTCTGCGCCCTGCGGGACGGGACGCTGGTGTCCGGAGGGGGCCGTGATCGGCGGGTGGTCCTCTGGGGTTCTGACTACAGCAAGCTGCAGGAAGTGGAG GTCCCCGAGGACTTTGGCCCTGTACGCACTGTGGCAGAGGGCCACAGAGACACACTGTACGTGGGGACCACCCGCAATTCCATCCTGCAGGGCTCCGTGCACACGGGCTTCTCGCTGCTGGTCCAG GGCCATGTGGAAGAGCTGTGGGGCCTGGCCACACACCCCAGTCAGGCCCAGTTTGTGACCTGCGGGCAGGATAAGCTGGTGCATCTGTGGAGCTCAGAGTCCCACCAGCCCCTGTGGAGCAGGATCATCGAG gACCCTGCCCGCTCAGCCGGCTTCCACCCCAGTGGCTCTGTCCTGGCTGTGGGTACAGTGACTGGCAG ATGGCTGCTGCTGGACACGGAGACCCATGACCTGGTGGCTATCCACACAGACGGCAATGAACAGATCTCAGTAGTCAAATTCTCCCCAG acGGGGCGTACCTGGCCGTGGGCTCCCACGACAACTTGGTGTACGTGTACACGGTGGACCAGGGCGGCCGCAAGGTCAGCCGCCTGGGCAAGTGCTCG GGCCATTCCAGTTTTATCACCCACCTGGATTGGGCCCAGGACAGCAGCTGCTTTGTCACCAACTCCGGGGACTATGAGATTCTGTACT GGGACCCGGCTACCTGTAAGCAGATCACCAGTGCAGATGCTGTGAGGAACATGGAATGGGCCACAGCTACTTGTGTCCTGGGGTTTGGGGTGTTTG GGATCTGGTCCGAGGGGGCGGATGGCACTGATATCAATGCTGTGGCCCGCTCCCATGATGGGAAGTTGCTGGCTTCAGCTGATGACTTTGGCAAAGTTCACCTGTTTAGTTACCCGTGCTGTCAGCCTCGA GCCCTCAGCCACAAGTACGGTGGACACAGCAGCCACGTGACAAATGTGGCCTTCTTGTGGGATGACAGCATGGCCCTGACCACGGGGGGCAAGGACACCAGTGTGCTACAGTGGCGGGTGGTCTGA
- the EML2 gene encoding echinoderm microtubule-associated protein-like 2 isoform X3, whose translation MEVDDRVSALEQRLQLQEDELAVLKAALADALRRLRACEEQGAALRARGTPKGRAPPRLGTTASVCQLLKGLPTRTPLNGSGPPRRVGGYATSPSSPKKEATSGRSSVRRYLSPERLASVRREDPRSRTTSSSSNCSAKKEGKTKEVIFSVEDGSVKMFLRGRPVPMLIPDELAPTYSLDTRSELPSCRLKLDWVYGYRGRDCRANLYLLPTGEIVYFVASVAVLYSVEEQRQRHYLGHNDDIKCLAIHPDMVTIATGQVAGTTKEGKPLPPHVRIWDSVSLSTLHVLGLGVFDRAVCCVGFSKSNGGNLLCAVDESNDHMLSVWDWAKETKVVDVKCSNEAVLVATFHPTDPTVLITCGKSHIYFWTLEGGSLSKRQGLFEKHEKPKYVLCVTFLEGGDVVTGDSGGNLYVWGKGGNRITQAVLGAHDGGVFGLCALRDGTLVSGGGRDRRVVLWGSDYSKLQEVEVPEDFGPVRTVAEGHRDTLYVGTTRNSILQGSVHTGFSLLVQDPARSAGFHPSGSVLAVGTVTGRWLLLDTETHDLVAIHTDGNEQISVVKFSPDGAYLAVGSHDNLVYVYTVDQGGRKVSRLGKCSGHSSFITHLDWAQDSSCFVTNSGDYEILYWDPATCKQITSADAVRNMEWATATCVLGFGVFGIWSEGADGTDINAVARSHDGKLLASADDFGKVHLFSYPCCQPRALSHKYGGHSSHVTNVAFLWDDSMALTTGGKDTSVLQWRVV comes from the exons ATGGAAGTGGACGACCGCGTGTCGGCGCTGGAGCAGCGGCTGCAGTTACAGGAAGACGAGCTGGCGGTCCTAAAGGCGGCGCTGGCGGATGCTCTGCGTCGCCTGCGGGCGTGCGAAGAACAGGGAGCTGCGCTCCGCGCGCGGGGCACCCCCAAGGGCCGGGCGCCTCCGCGCTTAGGCACCACTGCCTCGG TGTGTCAGCTCTTGAAAGGCCTTCCCACCAGGACGCCCCTTAATGGCTCGGGACCCCCGCGGCGCGTGGGTGGCTATGCCACGTCCCCATCCTCTCCCAAGAAGGAGGCGACCTCCGGGCGCAG CAGTGTCCGCCGCTACTTGTCACCAGAGCGCCTGGCCTCGGTGCGCCGCGAGGACCCCCGCAGCCGGACCACATCCTCCAGCAGCAACTGTAGCGCCAAAAAGGAAGG CAAAACCAAAGAAGTTATCTTCAGTGTGG AGGATGGCTCCGTGAAAATGTTCCTGAGGGGCCGCCCTGTGCCCATGCTGATCCCAGATGAGCTGGCACCCACCTACAGCCTGGACACACGCTCGGAGCTGCCTTCTTGCCGGCTCAAGCTGGACTGGGT CTATGGCTACCGTGGCCGAGACTGCCGGGCCAATCTTTATTTGCTGCCCACCGGGGAGATAGTGTACTTTGTGGCCTCCGTGGCTGTGCTATACAGCGTGGAGGAGCAGAGGCAGCGACACTACCTGGGACACAACGATGACATCAAATG CTTGGCCATCCACCCGGATATGGTCACCATCGCCACGGGACAAGTGGCGGGCACCACTAAGGAAGGGAAG CCGCTGCCACCCCACGTGCGcatctgggactcagtttccctcTCCACCTTACACGTGCTGGGCTTGGGGGTGTTTGACAGAGCCGTGTGCTGTGTAGGCTTCTCCAAATCT AATGGGGGCAACCTGCTGTGCGCAGTGGACGAATCCAATGATCACATGCTCTCGGTGTGGGACTGGGCCAAGGAGACCAAGGTGGTGGATGTTAAG tgCTCCAACGAGGCTGTATTGGTGGCCACCTTCCACCCCACGGACCCCACTGTGCTTATCACCTGCGGGAAATCTCACATCTACTTCTGGACCTTGGAGGGGGGCAGCTTGAGCAAGCGGCAAGGCCTCTTTGAG AAACATGAGAAACCGAAGTATGTGCTGTGTGTGACCTTTTTGGAAGGTGGCGACGTGGTCACGGGGGACTCTGGGGGGAACCTCTATGTTTGGGGCAAAG GTGGGAACCGTATCACACAGGCGGTGCTGGGCGCCCATGACGGTGGCGTGTTTGGGCTCTGCGCCCTGCGGGACGGGACGCTGGTGTCCGGAGGGGGCCGTGATCGGCGGGTGGTCCTCTGGGGTTCTGACTACAGCAAGCTGCAGGAAGTGGAG GTCCCCGAGGACTTTGGCCCTGTACGCACTGTGGCAGAGGGCCACAGAGACACACTGTACGTGGGGACCACCCGCAATTCCATCCTGCAGGGCTCCGTGCACACGGGCTTCTCGCTGCTGGTCCAG gACCCTGCCCGCTCAGCCGGCTTCCACCCCAGTGGCTCTGTCCTGGCTGTGGGTACAGTGACTGGCAG ATGGCTGCTGCTGGACACGGAGACCCATGACCTGGTGGCTATCCACACAGACGGCAATGAACAGATCTCAGTAGTCAAATTCTCCCCAG acGGGGCGTACCTGGCCGTGGGCTCCCACGACAACTTGGTGTACGTGTACACGGTGGACCAGGGCGGCCGCAAGGTCAGCCGCCTGGGCAAGTGCTCG GGCCATTCCAGTTTTATCACCCACCTGGATTGGGCCCAGGACAGCAGCTGCTTTGTCACCAACTCCGGGGACTATGAGATTCTGTACT GGGACCCGGCTACCTGTAAGCAGATCACCAGTGCAGATGCTGTGAGGAACATGGAATGGGCCACAGCTACTTGTGTCCTGGGGTTTGGGGTGTTTG GGATCTGGTCCGAGGGGGCGGATGGCACTGATATCAATGCTGTGGCCCGCTCCCATGATGGGAAGTTGCTGGCTTCAGCTGATGACTTTGGCAAAGTTCACCTGTTTAGTTACCCGTGCTGTCAGCCTCGA GCCCTCAGCCACAAGTACGGTGGACACAGCAGCCACGTGACAAATGTGGCCTTCTTGTGGGATGACAGCATGGCCCTGACCACGGGGGGCAAGGACACCAGTGTGCTACAGTGGCGGGTGGTCTGA